From one Leifsonia soli genomic stretch:
- a CDS encoding MerR family transcriptional regulator: MSELSREDGVARYDLGLLFTDGLPEMDDVNGYRGAVAARAAGISYRQLDYWARTGLVEPTVRGAAGSGSQRLYGFRDILVLKLVKRLLDTGISLQQIRTAVNQLRESGVNDLAQTTLMSDGASVYLCTSNDEVIDLVSRGQGVFGIAVGKVLREVESSLVELDTQTDAMDELAARRAARTRAS; encoded by the coding sequence ATGAGCGAACTGAGTCGTGAAGACGGCGTCGCCCGGTACGACCTCGGACTCCTCTTCACCGACGGCCTTCCCGAGATGGACGATGTGAACGGCTACCGCGGTGCGGTCGCCGCCCGCGCGGCCGGCATCTCGTACCGCCAGCTCGACTATTGGGCGCGCACCGGACTGGTCGAGCCGACCGTCCGCGGCGCCGCCGGGTCGGGGTCGCAGCGCCTCTACGGCTTCCGCGACATCCTCGTGCTGAAGCTCGTGAAGCGCCTGCTCGACACCGGCATCTCGCTGCAGCAGATCCGCACCGCGGTCAACCAGCTGCGCGAGTCGGGCGTGAACGATCTCGCCCAGACCACGCTGATGAGCGACGGCGCGAGCGTGTACCTGTGCACGTCCAACGATGAGGTCATCGACCTGGTCAGCCGCGGCCAGGGCGTCTTCGGCATCGCCGTCGGCAAGGTGCTGCGCGAGGTCGAGTCGAGCCTCGTCGAGCTGGACACGCAGACGGACGCCATGGACGAGCTCGCCGCTCGTCGCGCCGCGCGCACCCGCGCCTCCTAG
- a CDS encoding AAA family ATPase, with the protein MADRSDADAPEERAPRDLVPADDELTPARPFEPTLSPSPSREPVLDVESTLSIAVDLPPTPPREIPEDEAAVAIDDVPVDPGFVASPAEPTTMSVAIVASRLAATPEAPEGAAEPAAEIPPLPAADAYAGSRRDRLRGEQSGQPEPAAMLTADRLLEVNRKTRPGPEGPWQRFVYNVTFRTVNLGDSAKVRARKELDHRIQKHFEGGARFVPVLTRKGGVGKTTVTTLLGMALASAREDRIIAIDANPDRGTLSERVPRQTRSTVRDVVHKAASIGGFTDFSALVSRDETRLDILASDTDPMLSEAFDENDYNVVADLSARFYSIVLTDCGTGIVHSVMRATLQRADSLVIVSGGSVDEARLASETLTWLEANGYGELVRNAVVALNTATHATNLVKLEEIEAHFRSRVREIVRVPYDPQLAAGSVVSWKDLKPLTRLSARTLAALVVEGLPAERD; encoded by the coding sequence GTGGCAGACAGGTCCGACGCCGACGCGCCCGAGGAGCGCGCCCCGCGCGACCTCGTGCCCGCGGATGACGAGCTGACGCCTGCGCGCCCGTTCGAGCCGACGCTGTCGCCGTCGCCGTCGCGGGAGCCGGTGCTGGATGTGGAGTCGACGCTGAGCATCGCCGTCGACCTCCCGCCGACGCCGCCCCGGGAGATCCCAGAGGACGAGGCGGCCGTCGCGATCGACGACGTGCCGGTCGACCCGGGCTTCGTCGCGTCGCCCGCGGAGCCGACCACCATGTCGGTCGCCATCGTCGCCTCCCGCCTCGCCGCGACGCCCGAGGCGCCGGAGGGCGCGGCGGAGCCCGCAGCGGAGATTCCGCCGCTCCCGGCGGCCGACGCGTACGCCGGGTCGCGCCGCGACCGCCTGCGCGGCGAGCAGTCCGGCCAGCCGGAGCCCGCCGCGATGCTGACCGCGGATCGCCTCCTGGAGGTCAACCGGAAGACGCGCCCCGGTCCGGAGGGCCCGTGGCAGCGCTTCGTCTACAACGTCACCTTCCGCACGGTGAATCTCGGCGACTCCGCCAAGGTGCGCGCACGCAAGGAACTCGACCACCGCATCCAGAAGCACTTCGAGGGCGGCGCCCGCTTCGTGCCCGTGCTCACGCGCAAGGGCGGCGTCGGCAAGACCACGGTCACCACGCTGCTCGGGATGGCGCTGGCGTCCGCCCGCGAGGACCGCATCATCGCCATCGACGCGAACCCGGACCGCGGGACGCTCTCGGAGCGGGTGCCGCGGCAGACCCGTTCGACCGTGCGGGACGTGGTGCACAAGGCGGCCAGCATCGGCGGCTTCACCGACTTCTCGGCACTGGTCTCGCGCGACGAGACGCGGCTCGACATCCTCGCGTCCGACACCGACCCGATGCTCTCGGAGGCGTTCGACGAGAACGACTACAACGTCGTCGCCGACCTCTCCGCGCGGTTCTACTCGATCGTGCTCACCGACTGCGGCACCGGCATCGTCCACTCGGTCATGCGCGCGACCCTGCAGCGCGCCGACTCCCTGGTCATCGTGTCCGGCGGAAGTGTGGATGAGGCGCGGCTGGCCTCCGAGACGCTCACCTGGCTGGAGGCGAACGGCTACGGCGAGCTCGTCCGCAACGCCGTCGTCGCGCTGAACACCGCCACGCACGCTACGAACCTGGTGAAGCTGGAGGAGATCGAGGCGCACTTCCGCTCGCGGGTGCGCGAGATCGTCCGCGTCCCGTACGACCCGCAGCTCGCCGCCGGCTCGGTGGTGTCGTGGAAGGACCTCAAGCCGCTGACCCGCCTCTCGGCGCGCACGCTGGCCGCTCTCGTCGTCGAGGGCCTGCCGGCGGAGCGCGACTGA
- a CDS encoding MerR family transcriptional regulator, which translates to MARPATRAADGAPALLSIGQVLARLTPEFPDLSSSKLRFLEERGLVSPARTPSGYRKFSSTDVERLRAVLAMQRDHYLPLKVIKKYFADLDAGLDPAFPGTAPTGSILAGTRRYRRDELLREAGADAELLQDAVSASLLPASDAYGDEALTVLRALAELRRSGIEPRHLRGFRAAAEREIGLIETALVPIARRNDVSSKARTAELAREIAAQLDVVRGSIIRSSIARLRP; encoded by the coding sequence GTGGCCCGGCCGGCCACCAGGGCCGCCGACGGCGCTCCGGCCCTGCTCAGCATCGGCCAGGTCCTCGCACGGCTCACCCCCGAGTTCCCGGACCTGTCGTCGTCGAAGCTGCGCTTCCTCGAGGAGCGCGGTCTGGTGTCGCCGGCCCGGACGCCCTCGGGCTATCGCAAGTTCTCGTCGACCGATGTCGAGCGGCTGCGCGCCGTGCTCGCGATGCAGCGCGACCACTACCTGCCGCTGAAGGTCATCAAGAAGTACTTCGCCGACCTCGATGCCGGGCTGGACCCGGCGTTCCCGGGCACCGCACCGACGGGGTCCATCCTCGCGGGCACGCGCCGCTACCGCCGCGACGAGCTGCTGCGTGAGGCGGGCGCCGACGCCGAACTGCTGCAGGATGCGGTGAGCGCCTCGCTGCTGCCCGCATCCGATGCCTACGGCGACGAGGCGCTGACCGTGCTGCGGGCCCTCGCCGAGCTGCGCCGCAGCGGAATCGAGCCGCGGCACCTCCGCGGATTCCGCGCGGCGGCGGAGCGCGAGATCGGGCTCATCGAGACCGCGCTCGTCCCGATCGCGCGCCGCAACGACGTGAGCAGCAAGGCCAGGACGGCCGAACTCGCCCGCGAGATCGCGGCGCAGCTCGACGTCGTGCGCGGCAGCATCATCCGCTCGTCCATCGCCCGGCTGCGGCCGTGA
- a CDS encoding DUF72 domain-containing protein, which translates to MAFARVGISGWTYAPWRGVFYPPKLPHRLELEYAAERLDSIEINGSFYSLQRPTSYRMWAERTPDSFVFSVKGGRYITHILRLKNARGALANFFASGVLALGQKLGPLLWQLPPTLAFDPAEVDAFLGMLPRTTAEAAELARETTLEEDRTHLIPGEERPLRHAVEVRHASFDVPEFTALARAHGVAIVLADAAGRYPVIRETTADFCYVRLHGDEELYTSGYTDESLDRWAAELGGVLRGGMDVYAYFDNDVKVRAPYDAMGLRDRLADWTPRPH; encoded by the coding sequence ATGGCGTTCGCCCGCGTCGGGATCTCGGGCTGGACCTACGCGCCGTGGCGAGGCGTGTTCTACCCGCCGAAGCTGCCGCACCGCCTCGAGCTGGAGTACGCGGCGGAACGCCTCGACTCCATCGAGATCAACGGGAGCTTCTACTCCCTGCAACGCCCGACGAGCTACCGGATGTGGGCGGAGCGCACCCCGGACTCCTTCGTGTTCTCGGTCAAGGGCGGCCGCTACATCACCCACATCCTGCGCCTGAAGAACGCCAGGGGCGCCCTCGCGAACTTCTTCGCCTCCGGGGTGCTCGCCCTCGGTCAGAAGCTTGGGCCGCTGCTGTGGCAGCTGCCGCCCACCCTGGCGTTCGACCCCGCCGAGGTCGACGCCTTCCTCGGGATGCTGCCCCGCACGACCGCCGAGGCGGCGGAACTCGCGCGCGAGACGACGTTGGAGGAGGACCGCACGCACCTGATACCGGGGGAGGAGCGGCCGCTTCGGCACGCGGTGGAGGTGCGGCACGCGTCCTTCGACGTGCCGGAGTTCACCGCCCTCGCCCGCGCGCACGGCGTCGCGATCGTGCTGGCGGACGCCGCGGGGCGCTATCCGGTCATCCGCGAGACCACCGCCGACTTCTGCTACGTCCGGCTCCACGGCGACGAGGAGCTGTACACCAGCGGATACACCGACGAGTCGCTCGACCGCTGGGCTGCCGAACTGGGCGGCGTCCTCCGCGGTGGGATGGATGTGTACGCGTACTTCGACAACGACGTGAAGGTGCGCGCCCCCTATGACGCCATGGGCCTGCGTGACCGCCTTGCCGACTGGACGCCGCGTCCTCACTAG
- a CDS encoding CDP-alcohol phosphatidyltransferase family protein — protein sequence MQGESAVVSSRVWTIPNMLSFLRLALVPVFLWLVIVGEDGFALLVLVFSSVTDFLDGFLARRLHQVSRLGQLLDPAADRLYIFAALIGLCWREVIPWWLFVVIVARDVMLAVLGVILANNGFGPLPVHHLGKVATFCLFWALPLLMLGEAFAPLEPFSLPLGWAFALWGAFLYWWAGILYIRETARVIRLPADDTGPRSDTLDGKEVDGA from the coding sequence GTGCAGGGTGAGAGCGCCGTGGTGAGTTCGCGGGTGTGGACGATCCCCAACATGCTCAGCTTCCTCCGGCTCGCGCTGGTCCCGGTGTTCCTGTGGCTGGTCATCGTCGGGGAGGACGGCTTCGCCCTGCTCGTGCTGGTGTTCTCCAGCGTGACCGACTTCCTCGACGGCTTCCTCGCCCGCCGCCTGCACCAGGTGTCGCGACTCGGGCAGCTGCTCGACCCCGCCGCCGACCGGCTCTACATCTTCGCGGCGCTCATCGGGCTGTGCTGGCGCGAGGTCATCCCGTGGTGGCTCTTCGTGGTCATCGTGGCCCGGGATGTGATGCTCGCCGTCCTCGGCGTGATCCTCGCGAACAACGGCTTCGGCCCGCTTCCCGTCCACCATCTGGGAAAAGTGGCCACCTTCTGCCTGTTCTGGGCGCTCCCTCTGCTCATGCTGGGGGAGGCGTTCGCGCCCCTCGAACCCTTCTCCCTTCCGCTGGGCTGGGCGTTCGCACTGTGGGGCGCGTTCCTCTACTGGTGGGCCGGCATCCTGTACATCCGGGAGACGGCACGGGTAATCCGCCTTCCGGCCGATGACACGGGCCCGCGATCGGATACGCTGGACGGCAAGGAGGTTGACGGTGCCTGA
- a CDS encoding ParA family protein — translation MHVLSVSSLKGGVGKTTVTLGLASAAFAKGLRTLVVDLDPQSDVSTGMDIQVAGHLNVADVLASPKEKIVRAAIAPSGWTKGRSGTIDVMIGSPSAINFDGPHPSIRDIWKLEEALANVEHDYELVLIDCAPSLNALTRTAWAASDRVAVVTEPGLFSVAAADRALRAIEEIRRGLSPRLQPLGIIVNRARVQSLEHQFRIKELRDMFGPLVLSPQLPERTSLQQAQGAAKPLHVWPGESAQEMAHNFDLLLERVLRTARIGEYANAPS, via the coding sequence GTGCACGTACTCAGCGTTAGCTCCCTCAAGGGCGGTGTCGGAAAGACGACGGTGACGCTCGGTCTGGCGTCGGCGGCGTTCGCGAAGGGCCTCAGGACGCTGGTCGTGGACCTCGACCCGCAGTCGGATGTCTCGACCGGCATGGACATCCAGGTCGCCGGTCACCTCAACGTCGCCGACGTGCTCGCCTCCCCCAAGGAGAAGATCGTGCGCGCGGCGATCGCCCCGTCCGGCTGGACGAAGGGCCGCTCCGGCACGATCGACGTCATGATCGGCAGCCCGTCCGCGATCAACTTCGACGGCCCGCACCCGAGCATCCGCGACATCTGGAAGCTCGAGGAGGCGCTGGCCAACGTCGAGCACGACTACGAGCTCGTCCTCATCGACTGCGCGCCGTCGCTCAACGCCCTGACCAGGACGGCGTGGGCGGCGAGCGACCGCGTCGCCGTCGTGACCGAGCCCGGTCTCTTCTCCGTCGCCGCCGCCGACCGCGCGCTGCGCGCGATCGAGGAGATCCGCCGGGGACTCTCCCCGCGCCTCCAGCCGCTCGGCATCATCGTCAACCGCGCGCGCGTGCAGTCCCTGGAGCACCAGTTCCGCATCAAGGAGCTGCGCGACATGTTCGGGCCGCTCGTGCTGTCGCCCCAGCTGCCGGAGCGTACGTCGCTGCAGCAGGCGCAGGGCGCGGCGAAGCCGCTGCACGTGTGGCCGGGCGAGAGCGCCCAGGAGATGGCGCACAACTTCGACCTTCTGCTGGAGCGCGTGCTGCGCACCGCCCGCATCGGCGAGTACGCGAACGCCCCCTCCTGA
- a CDS encoding FHA domain-containing protein — protein MPEDIHPNGPADGADDAAKGPLRDAAGNEDTTARFGEEFISKMYPSGEVSPEEQEAIAALPSGSALLIVRRGPNSGARFLLDADVTTAGRHPNADIFLDDVTVSRRHAEFTRRGTSFEVRDLGSLNGTYYDGVRIESALLADSAEVQIGKFRLTFYASRHDLAAAANG, from the coding sequence GTGCCTGAAGACATTCACCCGAACGGTCCGGCCGACGGAGCCGATGACGCCGCCAAGGGCCCCCTGCGGGACGCGGCGGGCAACGAGGACACGACCGCGCGTTTCGGCGAGGAGTTCATCTCGAAGATGTACCCCTCGGGCGAGGTGTCGCCGGAGGAGCAGGAGGCCATCGCCGCCCTGCCGTCCGGCTCCGCCCTGCTGATCGTGCGACGGGGGCCGAACTCGGGCGCCCGCTTCCTCCTCGATGCCGACGTCACGACGGCCGGCCGCCATCCCAACGCGGACATCTTCCTCGACGACGTGACGGTCTCGCGCCGCCACGCGGAGTTCACCCGCCGCGGCACCTCCTTCGAGGTGCGCGATCTCGGCTCCCTCAACGGGACGTACTACGACGGCGTCCGGATCGAGAGCGCGCTCCTCGCCGACTCGGCCGAGGTGCAGATCGGCAAGTTCCGCCTCACGTTCTACGCCTCGCGTCACGACCTCGCCGCAGCGGCGAACGGCTAG
- the def gene encoding peptide deformylase, producing MTERQIRLFGDPVLKTPSDPIGEIDDGVRGLVEDLVDSVLPPGRAGVAAPQIGVNERAFSYNVDGTVGYVINPVLVEVSGEPELMDEGCLSVPGLWFKTLRYPFARVKGIDLDGNEIEVSGTGVLAQALQHETDHLDGTLYLDRLDKESRREAMKQVRESDWF from the coding sequence GTGACCGAGCGTCAGATCCGCCTGTTCGGCGACCCCGTGCTGAAGACCCCGTCCGATCCGATCGGCGAGATCGACGACGGCGTGCGCGGGCTGGTCGAAGACCTGGTGGACAGCGTCCTCCCGCCGGGCCGCGCGGGCGTCGCCGCCCCGCAGATCGGCGTCAACGAGCGTGCGTTCAGCTACAACGTCGACGGAACGGTGGGCTACGTCATCAACCCGGTCCTCGTCGAGGTGTCGGGGGAGCCGGAGCTGATGGACGAGGGCTGCCTCTCGGTGCCCGGCCTGTGGTTCAAGACGCTCCGCTATCCCTTCGCCCGCGTGAAGGGCATCGACCTCGACGGCAACGAGATCGAGGTCTCGGGCACGGGCGTGCTCGCGCAGGCGCTGCAGCACGAGACCGACCACCTCGACGGCACGCTCTACCTGGACCGGCTCGACAAGGAGAGCCGCCGCGAGGCGATGAAGCAGGTCCGCGAGTCGGACTGGTTCTGA
- a CDS encoding pyruvate carboxylase — translation MFRKILVANRGEIAIRAFRAAYELGAETVAVFPYEDRNSMHRLKADEAYQIGEPGHPVRAYLDVDEIIRVAKESGADAIYPGYGFLSENPDLAEAARAAGITFIGPSASVLEMAGNKVTAKEHAIAAGVPVLKSTPPSRDIDELLAGADEIGFPIFAKAVAGGGGRGMRRVASKDDLRGALEEAMREADSAFGDPTMFLEQAVLRPRHIEVQILADNDGDTMHLFERDCSVQRRHQKVVEIAPAPNLSEDIRQALYRDAVAFARSIGYQNAGTVEFLLDTAGERAGQHVFIEMNPRIQVEHTVTEEITDVDLVQSQIRIAAGETLADLGLSQETVHIRGAALQCRITTEDPTAGFRPDTGKITTYRSPGGAGIRLDGGTINPGAQISPHFDSMLAKLICRGRDFPAAVLRARRALAEFRVRGVATNIPFLQAVMEDPDFIAGNVSTSFIEERPELFKGRASKDRGTKVLNWLADVTVNQPNGPRPLSADPAEKLPEIDLSAPAPAGSRQRLLELGPAGFAEALRAQKALAVTETTFRDAHQSLLATRVRTRDLVAVAPYVARMTPELLSVEAWGGATYDVALRFLGEDPWERLATLREALPNINIQMLLRGRNTVGYTPYPTQVTDAFVREAAATGVDIFRIFDALNDVSQMRPAIESVLATGSAIAEVAVCYTGDLLDPAEDLYTLDYYLRLAEQIVESGAHILAIKDMAGLLRPSAAEKLVAAFRERFDLPVHVHTHDTPGGQLATLLAASRAGADAVDVASAPMAGTTSQPSASALVAALAHTERDTGISLTAVEDLEPYWEAVRQVYRPFESGLPGPTGRVYKHEIPGGQLSNLRQQAKALGLAEDFELVEDMYAAANRILGRIPKVTPSSKVVGDLALHLAAVRADPDDFAENPQNYDIPDSVVGFMAGELGELPGGWPEPFRTKVLAGKTVKVGVEDLSADDSSALEGSSEERRATLNRLLFPAPTRIYEQMRELFGDLSVVDTLDYLYGLKQGSEHVIEFSRGVRLYVGLEAIGEADEKGMRTVMTTLNGQLRPVFVRDRSIVVETKAAEKADTAKPGQVAAPFSGVVTLQVAVGDAVAAGQAVASIEAMKMEAAITAPVAGTIERLAIPKTQQVDAGDLLVVIQPA, via the coding sequence ATGTTCCGAAAGATCCTCGTTGCCAACCGCGGTGAAATCGCCATCCGGGCCTTCCGGGCCGCGTACGAGCTCGGCGCCGAGACGGTCGCCGTCTTCCCGTATGAAGATCGCAATTCGATGCATCGGTTGAAGGCGGACGAGGCCTACCAGATCGGCGAGCCGGGGCACCCGGTTCGCGCCTACCTGGATGTGGACGAGATCATCCGCGTCGCGAAGGAATCCGGCGCTGACGCCATCTACCCCGGCTACGGCTTCCTCTCCGAGAACCCGGACCTGGCCGAGGCGGCCCGTGCGGCCGGCATCACCTTCATCGGCCCGTCCGCGTCCGTCCTCGAGATGGCCGGAAACAAGGTGACCGCGAAGGAGCACGCGATCGCCGCGGGCGTCCCCGTCCTCAAGTCCACCCCGCCGTCGCGCGACATCGACGAGCTGCTCGCGGGCGCGGACGAGATCGGCTTCCCCATCTTCGCGAAGGCGGTCGCCGGCGGCGGCGGACGAGGGATGCGCCGGGTCGCGAGCAAGGACGACCTCCGCGGTGCGCTCGAGGAGGCCATGCGCGAGGCGGACAGCGCCTTCGGCGACCCCACGATGTTCCTGGAGCAGGCCGTGCTCCGCCCCCGCCACATCGAGGTGCAGATCCTCGCCGACAACGACGGCGACACGATGCACCTGTTCGAGCGCGACTGCTCGGTGCAGCGCCGCCACCAGAAGGTCGTCGAGATCGCTCCGGCCCCGAACCTGTCGGAGGACATCCGGCAGGCGCTCTACCGCGACGCCGTCGCGTTCGCCCGCTCGATCGGGTACCAGAACGCGGGCACCGTGGAGTTCCTGCTCGACACGGCGGGCGAGCGCGCCGGCCAGCACGTGTTCATCGAGATGAACCCGCGCATCCAGGTCGAGCACACGGTCACCGAGGAGATCACCGACGTCGACCTCGTCCAGTCGCAGATCCGCATCGCCGCGGGGGAGACGCTGGCCGACCTCGGCCTCAGCCAGGAGACGGTCCACATCCGCGGGGCGGCGCTGCAGTGCCGCATCACCACGGAGGACCCGACGGCCGGCTTCCGGCCCGACACCGGCAAGATCACGACGTACCGCTCGCCGGGCGGCGCGGGCATCCGCCTCGACGGCGGCACCATCAACCCCGGCGCCCAGATCAGCCCCCACTTCGACTCGATGCTGGCGAAGCTCATCTGCCGCGGCCGTGACTTCCCGGCCGCCGTCCTGCGCGCCCGCCGCGCCCTCGCCGAGTTCCGCGTTCGCGGTGTCGCGACGAACATCCCGTTCCTGCAGGCGGTCATGGAGGACCCGGACTTCATCGCAGGCAACGTCTCCACCTCCTTCATCGAGGAGCGCCCGGAGCTGTTCAAGGGCCGCGCGTCCAAGGACCGCGGCACCAAGGTGCTCAACTGGCTCGCCGACGTCACCGTCAACCAGCCCAACGGACCGCGTCCGCTGAGCGCAGACCCGGCCGAGAAGCTCCCGGAGATCGACCTGAGCGCGCCGGCTCCCGCCGGCTCGCGGCAGCGCCTGCTCGAGCTCGGTCCGGCCGGCTTCGCCGAGGCGCTGCGCGCGCAGAAGGCCCTGGCGGTCACCGAGACGACGTTCCGCGACGCGCACCAGTCGCTGCTCGCCACCCGCGTGCGCACCCGCGACCTGGTCGCGGTCGCGCCGTACGTCGCGCGGATGACGCCGGAGCTCCTCTCGGTCGAGGCCTGGGGAGGCGCGACCTACGATGTCGCGCTCCGCTTCCTCGGCGAGGACCCGTGGGAGCGTCTGGCCACGCTGCGCGAGGCGCTGCCGAACATCAACATCCAGATGCTGCTGCGCGGCCGCAACACCGTCGGCTACACCCCGTACCCGACCCAGGTGACGGACGCCTTCGTGCGCGAGGCCGCGGCGACCGGCGTGGACATCTTCCGCATCTTCGACGCCCTCAACGACGTGTCGCAGATGCGCCCGGCGATCGAGTCCGTGCTCGCCACCGGGTCGGCGATCGCCGAGGTCGCGGTCTGCTACACCGGCGACCTGCTCGACCCGGCGGAGGACCTCTACACCCTGGACTACTACCTCCGGCTCGCCGAGCAGATCGTCGAGTCCGGTGCGCACATCCTCGCCATCAAGGACATGGCGGGTCTGCTGCGCCCGTCCGCCGCCGAGAAGCTCGTCGCGGCCTTCCGCGAGCGGTTCGACCTCCCGGTCCACGTGCACACGCACGACACCCCGGGCGGCCAGCTCGCGACGCTCCTCGCCGCCTCGCGCGCCGGAGCGGACGCGGTGGATGTGGCCAGCGCCCCGATGGCGGGCACGACCAGCCAGCCGAGCGCGTCGGCCCTGGTCGCCGCCCTCGCCCACACCGAGCGCGACACCGGCATCTCCCTGACCGCGGTCGAGGACCTCGAGCCGTACTGGGAGGCCGTCCGCCAGGTGTACCGGCCGTTCGAGTCGGGCCTGCCCGGCCCGACGGGCCGCGTGTACAAGCACGAGATCCCCGGCGGCCAGCTCTCCAACCTGCGCCAGCAGGCGAAGGCGCTCGGCCTGGCCGAGGACTTCGAGCTCGTCGAGGACATGTACGCGGCCGCCAACCGCATCCTGGGGCGCATCCCCAAGGTGACGCCGTCGTCGAAGGTCGTCGGCGACCTCGCGCTGCACCTCGCAGCGGTCAGGGCCGACCCGGACGACTTCGCCGAGAACCCGCAGAACTACGACATCCCGGACTCGGTCGTCGGCTTCATGGCGGGCGAGCTGGGCGAGCTGCCCGGGGGATGGCCGGAGCCGTTCCGCACGAAGGTGCTCGCGGGCAAGACCGTCAAGGTGGGCGTCGAGGACCTCTCGGCCGACGACAGCAGCGCGCTCGAGGGATCGAGCGAGGAGCGCCGTGCGACCCTCAACCGCCTGCTCTTCCCCGCTCCCACCCGGATCTACGAGCAGATGCGCGAGCTCTTCGGCGACCTCTCCGTCGTCGACACCCTCGACTACCTCTACGGTCTCAAGCAGGGCTCGGAGCACGTCATCGAGTTCAGCCGCGGCGTGCGCCTGTACGTCGGCCTCGAGGCCATCGGCGAGGCGGACGAGAAGGGCATGCGCACGGTCATGACCACGCTCAACGGCCAGCTGCGGCCGGTGTTCGTGCGCGACCGCAGCATCGTCGTCGAGACCAAGGCCGCCGAGAAGGCGGACACGGCGAAGCCGGGCCAGGTGGCCGCGCCGTTCTCGGGCGTCGTCACGCTGCAGGTCGCCGTCGGCGACGCGGTCGCGGCGGGTCAGGCGGTCGCCTCGATCGAGGCGATGAAGATGGAGGCCGCCATCACGGCACCCGTCGCCGGGACCATCGAGCGGCTCGCCATCCCGAAGACGCAGCAGGTCGACGCGGGCGACCTGCTCGTGGTGATCCAGCCCGCCTGA
- a CDS encoding NAD-dependent epimerase/dehydratase family protein — MRIAVTGGSGKLGRTVVRELRKSGDVVVSLDAAGERGPGFVRVDLTDYGQTVDAIFGVNDEHDGFDAIVHLAAVPAPGILTDVATFHNNIRVTYNVFQAARRAGIRNVVYASSETVLGLPFDVPPPYIPVDEDYPARPESTYSLVKHLEEQMAIELVRWDPALKIVALRFSNVMDPEDYAAFPAFDDDPWARKWNLWGYIDARDGAQAIRRALEWDTTGFDRFIIAAADTVMSRPNDELVAEVFPGVPLKRELGVNDTLLSIDKARRILGYAPEHSWRDEV, encoded by the coding sequence ATGCGAATCGCGGTCACCGGAGGATCGGGCAAGCTCGGACGCACTGTCGTGCGCGAGCTGCGGAAGTCGGGGGACGTCGTCGTCTCCCTGGATGCGGCGGGGGAGCGCGGTCCCGGCTTCGTCCGGGTCGACCTCACCGACTACGGGCAGACGGTGGATGCGATCTTCGGTGTCAACGACGAGCACGACGGCTTCGACGCGATCGTGCACCTGGCGGCCGTCCCGGCGCCGGGCATCCTGACCGATGTGGCCACGTTCCACAACAACATCCGGGTCACCTACAACGTGTTCCAGGCCGCGCGCCGGGCCGGCATCCGTAATGTCGTGTACGCATCGAGCGAGACCGTCCTGGGCCTGCCGTTCGACGTGCCGCCGCCGTACATCCCCGTCGATGAGGACTACCCCGCGCGGCCGGAGAGCACCTACTCCCTGGTGAAGCACCTCGAGGAGCAGATGGCGATCGAGCTGGTGCGCTGGGATCCCGCGCTGAAGATCGTGGCGCTGCGCTTCTCCAACGTGATGGATCCGGAGGACTACGCCGCGTTCCCCGCGTTCGACGACGACCCGTGGGCGCGCAAGTGGAACCTGTGGGGCTACATCGACGCCCGCGACGGCGCCCAGGCCATTCGCCGGGCGCTGGAGTGGGACACGACCGGGTTCGACCGGTTCATCATCGCCGCCGCCGACACCGTGATGAGCCGCCCCAACGACGAGCTCGTCGCCGAGGTGTTCCCCGGCGTGCCGCTGAAGCGCGAGCTGGGCGTCAACGACACGCTGCTGTCGATCGACAAGGCGCGCCGCATCCTCGGCTACGCGCCCGAGCACTCCTGGCGCGACGAGGTCTGA
- a CDS encoding RNA-binding S4 domain-containing protein, which translates to MAGSAPHASPQAAARSSVRVDSWAWAVRLFKTRSAASDACKAGHLKVNGERAKPAQPVKVGDEVRALVGGVERIYIARRLITKRLSAAAAADCFDDRTPPPPPRTEAPAAVLRERGAGRPTKRERRLLEQLRGR; encoded by the coding sequence ATGGCCGGTTCCGCCCCGCACGCGTCGCCGCAGGCCGCAGCGCGGTCCAGCGTCCGCGTCGACTCCTGGGCCTGGGCGGTCCGGCTGTTCAAGACGCGCTCGGCGGCGTCCGATGCCTGCAAAGCCGGTCACCTCAAGGTGAACGGCGAGCGGGCCAAGCCCGCCCAGCCCGTGAAGGTCGGCGATGAGGTCCGCGCCCTCGTCGGCGGCGTCGAGCGCATCTACATCGCACGTCGCCTCATCACCAAGCGGCTGAGCGCCGCGGCCGCCGCCGACTGCTTCGACGACCGCACTCCGCCGCCGCCACCGCGCACCGAGGCGCCGGCCGCCGTGCTGCGTGAGCGCGGCGCCGGGCGCCCGACCAAGCGGGAACGGCGGCTCCTCGAGCAGCTCAGGGGCCGCTGA